The Siniperca chuatsi isolate FFG_IHB_CAS linkage group LG17, ASM2008510v1, whole genome shotgun sequence genomic sequence AGCTTGCTCCACATACTGAATAGATTGATGATAATTAATGATCTTATTTCTGAGAAATGCGCATGTTGGGTTCAGCTTGAAATTGACTTACTGgtgttctctttttgttttcagtcacgACAAACAGGAAACCGAAGAGGTGGTGCAGCTACAGGAAGGTGGGAGCCTCGTTTCTTCAGAGTCTGACAAGTGAAGCAAATAATCTGCTTCTTTTCTGAAAATAACATCTGGGATGCAAATTTAGGTTTTGCTTTTTTGACACATTGTAAGAACATTGagtaaaatgtgtgcatgtctgcGGTGATCGTCTGCAGAAATGCATCCActcactcctttttttttttttgatgactCTGCCTTAATGCTCAGTCCCAGATTTGAAACATGTTGACCTGTGTGTTGCAGGAGAGGGGGTGGGGACGGAGGAGCAGACTGCAGTGACCATCACCGGTGTCCCGCAGGCTGCGTTCGCTGACCACAATGTGCAGTACCAGTTCCGCACAGAGAACAGTGGAGGACAGGTGAGCGCGGGAGAACCTCTCTTCTGCACAACaatgttagttagttagttagttagttagttagttagttagttagttagttagcttagcttcatATTCAGGAAGTCTCATTGAAGTCAAGAGAGACGGGAACATCAcaatacacacagtatacaacATCACAACAAGACAATTCAGTGACTCAAAGCAGttatcacacacactgattaaAAGATTCACAAGTATTACTAAATATATCTATTAGCAAAACTTTCCCTCAGAGGAATGAGTTTGTCTAACGTGATGGAAcgtgtcagaaaataaatttttcccCATGCACACAGTCACTGTTCGGCTGAGGGGTCTAACTAACGGTTAACTTATGGTTGGAGTTCAGTGCGCTGTTGgatgattaaataaaattattcttAGCAGTGTTCTCACCAGGCAATTTTGTAGtgattcattttaattattgaaatAACCACACACCCCAAGCTGTCattggaaaacaaatgagacagaTGTTAACACCTGATAACCGGTTACTCATGCTTAGAAGCTTAGCAAAACCAAATGAACTTTACATGATGCAAAGGTTAGGAGAAATGTTTATATGAGGGCCAAAGAAAGACTGTGGTGTCAGCAAGAGAGTAATGTCAAAAACTGCATGCTTAGCTGAAGTTGGTTATTTTTGTTAACAAGTTCTGGTTTCATTTTGAGTTAGTGGAGTAAAACCTACAAAATGTCTAAACGTGTGATCACCGCTTTTTGAAACTTATACTCTCTGCTCTGTCCCCAGGTGACTTATCGTGTGGTTCAGGTGACAGACGATCAATTAGAAGCAACAGCTGACGGGACTGGAGCTGTCAGCGTCGTCTCTACTGCAGCGTTTGCTGGAGCCCCTCAGGCAGTGGCACAGGTGAGTAAACGTACTGTGAGACTAAAGCAAGCATGTGATTTTTGTCTAATTCACAGACAAAGGCCTTTTACCTGTTGAGTTGACTATGTACTTCATATTTTGACATCAGCAACACCTAgatatgaaaatgtgttgactCATAGAGCACTCTTTAGTGCGTCCCACTATAACAGGACCCACAGCTTTGGTTTTTATTCCGCCTTTGTGCCTAGAACTAcagcaacactttttttttgttaaaagcctaaattgattgattgaactTGTTCTGCCTACACTATCCTTATAATcataactgaaaaaaatacaaataaattcaGAACCGCTACGGCAATTTAAACACATACAAAGAGATACACAGCCTTgccatatattatatattagttGTTTACAGTTTGACCAACTTATCACTGACTCCACCTTTTGCCAGGCTGTTATCCAGAACCCTTTCAGCAACGGGGGCAGTCCTGGCGGGGAAACGGTGGGAGGGGAGACACGTTTCGCTTATTTCCCTGCCGCCACCGTCAGCGATGGAACCGCCACGGCCGTGTCGGTGCAGGCCACCGCCGACCCGATCACACAGGCAGGAGGTGAGAAGACAGCAGTGGCTTTGCTTCAAAATCATCTGGGGGGGGAAGTGACAACTTGTCTTACAAAATGAGGGACAGGACAGTATTCAATATATATGTCAACAGATTTTGTTGACATTTGCATGTGCACCATTAGGCTTCCATTATTATTTGCATTGTAAGAAATtcgttttttcctcttttctttatcTTCCTTTGACCCGGATCACATTCCTGATCCACCAATTTATAACTCAATCATCACTTGAGGATAGCTTTATTTTTCGTCATTTGTCTCTTAAAATCCAGGTCAGTTTTACGTGATGATGAGCCCCCCTGAGGTTCTGCAGACGACGGCCCCTCGTACCATTgcaccacgcacacacacctacactgcGTGAGTATAAGAAACCACATTCATGAAGTTACCAAATCACCATAACTCTCTCCCTACGTGTCTGGGTCTCTCCTCCACATTTTCTCACCCCTTTTCCTGTAACTTCACAGTGGATCGGATGTTCTTTacctcttccttccttttttggAATGATTAGTTTTGTCATTGTGTGTACAAAtgaagatacaaaaaaaaaaaatctatatccATCATTTAAAACATCCAACATCTGAAAACCACACTCTGTCCTACTTACCTGCCATCCCCAGAGACCTTGGTGAAAGCGAGATGTTGCAGCATGGCAGTACAAACTGGTGAGAAGAACTTTCACATACGCCCCACCCTGCCCCCATCATGTGTTGTAGAGACAGACGTTTGGTGGCTCACTAATCAATCATAAGCATCCTTGTGTCATGAATTATATGTTGACAGGTTTAGCTAACAGGTAGCTTTAGGCTAGCAATGTCCTATGATGCATTCCTGTTAGCACAAATAAGGCTAATAGCAAATTATACATCCTAATTCAGTGGCTGGATCCCACAAACCTTCGGAGGACCTGAAGGTTCAGTTGTGTCTGCGCGACTAATAAAGACCAAAACTAATGGTGCATGTAGGCATTCCTCGACAACAAGGATTTTTAATTGTTAACTGGATTCTAGTTCAGGTGTTACAGATTTGGTTAATATTGAAAATCTGACATTCAtaatttcattgtcaaattaGTTTTGCTGTGTCTTTACAGGAAGGTGGAGGGTCCACGGGCGCCCAGAGATGAGAGGCGAAGAGCACAGCACAATGAAGGCATGTGGTCATTGGTGTCATGAGTGTTTGAAACTATTATGTCTTAATTCTGTCTTTGTTAGAGGTGATTGTTGAAGTTCACGTTTCcttgtgttttgtaaatgttACACAGGCAGTAGTTGCATGTTGATGTGTATTTATAGGACCTGaaagttttcagtttgaaagGGACTAATGATTCAtctctttaaaaatgttatttcctgttcaaattagtttctttctttctttgcagtggagaggagaagaagagacaagATTAACAACTGGATTGTCACACTTTCAAAAATCATCCCTGACTGCAGCGTAGACAGCAGAACTGGAGCGGTaagtgctgtacaaataatCAGCccttaaaataatgttttctaaAAGCTCatatattttccaaagcatGTAAAATAATGACAGATGGCTATAACAACACGTGTCTTTTTGATTAGATTAAATCTGGCTCTGGAGATCAGGTTTTTTGAGGTCACACCGCTGAAAGTCACTGCTTTTATGTCTGTGATCCTTTTAAAATTTGCATCTACGTTACATTTTCTGCCCTTCATGTCTTCACATTGCATGTATGCACGTTAAAGCCAGGTGACATCCAGACTCATAAACCTGACCACTTCCATACTTGAATCAGTACACTTTCTGTGCATTCTGTTCTTTCACCTAATGCATGCTTGCATAAGTGATACTAAAAGTCAGACAGAAACACCAGATGTAACCACAGCCAAGGACTCTCAGTCTCAGGGAGTCTATTAAGTAGTGTTTGTATTAGGCAAGGACATGTGGCAGTGCTTATTCGGTTTATTAATCTGAGAATGCTCCACATGTAACCAAGAGTTTGGCTGAAAGGCTCTGAAATGGTGTAGTCACTGGAGGAAAGttcagtaaaaatgtgtgtggaaGTTATGAGTCATATTTAACATCTTGCTGTGCTATATTTCTCAGAGTAAAGGCGGCATCCTGTCCAAAGCTTGCGACTACATCCGAGAGCTGCGTCAGAGTAACCAGCGACTACAGGAGAGTTACAAAGAGGTGGAGCGAGTCGAGATGGACAACGACCTGCTTAGACAACAGGTTAACTTCCCATCGTCGTCATTACTTAAATTTAATGTACATCtctaacttttattttgtgtaatacaaacaaaacatttgagatGCAGGTCTGTGAACATAAGATTTcccattttaatttgttgtgtaaGTGGGAAAACATGTCGGCAGGTCACGACCCATTTAAGACAAAATCCAATGTAAAACAACCAAGAAAATTAACCTTACCTCACATACCTATCATGTTAAAGCAAGCTCATATCAGTTTTGGATGAAGAATTTGCAAATTATTTTgcatacaaatgaaaaattaattcaTAACTAATTAAACCCAACCGTcatcaattcaatacactcaagAGGTTTTGACACAACAGTCTTAACTTGAAATGGTATGACCAGTggctaatgtttgctaacattagctaactttagcttgcTATAGCATATACAACTGACTCACTTTGCTACTTTTAAGATACATGTTAGCATACATTACAGataaatatttcaataatttgatcacaaaagtaaaacaggaGTAAAATACACTATACCTCGTTCCAAAGCCTCTTTTTGTTTCCTGCTTTTGATTAATGATGTCATTGTAACAACCGGTAAGGAGGTACCTTAATTACCAGTTTATATCTTGTAAATAGCGTTCACATCAACATCCAACAAGTTGTAATTGCAATTGGGAAACtcagatttttctgaaagcAGTATTTGTAACCCGTCTTGAGTTATCCGATGACATGAAGGCTCGCATGTCATAAACGTGGGAATCTTTCCCATCGCTACCTTCGACATGAACTCGCTATAACTCAAAGATTCTTAGTAAATATATGATATACAATGTGTTGGCATCCTGTAATTACCACTTGTAGCCACAATGGCCGCTGTGTCACTGTCACATAGATACACATTGACTAACTGTTGTACCTTCCAAGGATGAAAGCGAGTGAAACTTGGCTCACTACATTGGTGCTTTTCTATGATTAATtatctttcttttattcttctAGATTGAGGAACTGAAGAATGATAATGCACTGCTTCGAGCACAACTACAGCAGCACGGCGTAGAAGTCAATGGAGATGCAACACCACAGTGATTGTGGACTGGACACATGTAACATCACAAACACAATGTCGCATCCTCCCACCCACCTGAACAATACCAGGAAAGGATTAACATGAGAGACAATTTCCATGTGAAATTGGACAACAAAAACACGCGCAGGGCTCGAGAAGAACACTCAAGGACTGCAAAGTGAaaacacctcctccacctccagctgTCCAAAGGCTGAACGCTCTGAAATCCGTTAACTGTGTAGCAAACTGAACCTCTCACCTCTGCTTCAAGGAAAACGACCTCTGCACAGCACCACCACGCTTGCACCAAactttctttttactttaaattatgAACCTGCCGCAtaaaatttacttttaattatttcaccTTTTTATCATACCACAAACTCCTACTTGTTccttttttgttgacatttgctGTGTTTGAAACTACTAAATGTGACATGAATGATAGCTCccatttacttttaatttattaGTCTTTAAGGAATGTgtacacagaaagaaaagctgATCTCTGAATTTACTCTTTCCCcagcaacaaacaaataatggGCAAATCAGATATTTTGATCATGCTCATCACTGTTTCTAAGGATAGTTTTACTGTCAGTGGATGtggatcgtgtgtgtgtgtgtgtgtgtgtgtgtgtgtgtgtgtgtgtatatatatatatatatatatatatatatatatatatatatatatatatatatatatatatatatatatatatatatatatatatatatatatatatatatatatatatatatatatatatatatatatatatgtatatatatatatatatatatatatatatatatatatatatatatatatatatatatatatatatatatatatatatatatatatatatatatatatatatatatatatatatatatatatatatatatatatatatatatatatatatatatatatatatatatatatatatatatatatatatatatgtatatatatatatatatatatatatgtatatatatatatgtatgtatatatatgtatatatatatatatatatatatatatatatatatatatatgtatgtatatatatatatatatatatatatatatgtatatatatgtatatatatatatatatatatatatatatgtatatatatatgtatatatatatatatgtatatatatatatatatatgtatatatatgtatatatatatatatatatatatatatatatatatatatatatatatatatatatatatatatatatatatatatatgtatatatatatatatatatatatatatatatatatatatatatatatatatatatatatatatatatatatatatatatatatatatatatatatatatatatatatatatatatatatatatatatatatatatatatatatatatatatatatatatatatataaattaattaattaattaattaattgatctGTGTGCAGTTTGAGGTAACTTTTTCAATTTCTGCCTCTTTACACGACACTCCAAGCACCAGGCAAAACTCACAAACTTTATAAACATAGTCCAATGTCAGTAAATTCAAAAACTAGTACTTTTCTGACGGTCAGAGTAAAATCAGCTTTGATAGCACAGCAATGgaggttttatttttagtgCAAGGCCTTAATAGAAGCTTGTTGGAGAATCTAGGTGTTAACATAGCTCAGGTAATTGGGATAGTGCACTGGCAAGTGGTTCCCAGACTCAATGAAGTCTTTACATATATAGTTTTGATCGTTGTTGTGTCCCCATTAGGTGCAATGTACAGATAAATGAGAATACGGAGATGATTTTCAACGTgtgaatcatttttttttaacggGCATTAAAATATGGTTTGTTTGTATATCTGCTTAATAGGTCACTGGTGTAATGCACTGTCATGAGAGGTCTTTGTTTGAGACCGGCTTGTGTTTGGCCCACTAGTCCTGTATTTTAGCGGACAGCCAAGGTGGGCTTTTTTTGCAATATTCCCTAATTCTTTAAAACTTTGGGAACCCTTGCTGCTGACAGAAGACCAGAAAACAACAAAGGTCAGGAATGTGCTGAGGGTAGTTTGGATGCGAGTGATGATAGTTGTAACTAACCAGCTTTTGTCTACACTGAAAGTCACCACAGCATGGAAATATAACCACTGGCATGACTAATTCTGATACTACAATAAAACAGAAGTGTTTATACCTGAGCGTTGTTTCTCACAGATGTTGCctacatttttgtgtatttcaagTTGCCTTTGAGCAGCAAGCAAGACAACTTGGAGCTCAAATGAAACTTGTGTTTGCCAGTTTTAAAAACGGAGCATAATGCCGTCTGACACTTACCGCTAACGGGAATACTAAAGAAACTGTTCTACCTTCTTCACGTTCCCTATTGGCTGATGATGCCACAGCATTTTAATTATTCAAAAAGTTTCAGTCGAACGTTGTGTCGGCTCGTTGTTGCCTGGAGACGGCTCGGGTAGCTGTTGCTATAGGAAAGCTGGCCCTGGAAAAACCTGCACGCGCCGACTATCTCTGAACATTCTAGAATTCCGGTGAGTAAAATTCTGTGAGATGGAACTTTGAAATGAGATTTAAAATTATCGCGGTGTTTTGAGATTCAGCGTTGAAAACAGCAGCGATAACTAATATGAGAAGCTTCGTGTTTTGGGAGTAAACGTACACTTTACGGCTTTGTCACTTCGACAAGGTGAAAGGTCCATGGAACTCAAATGAGCCGTTTTATGAGAACAGTGTTTCCCTCCAGTTATGATCGGATGTTGTCCTTAAaactcattttttttaatgtattattttctaaatgattTGCTCGTCCCTATTGCTTCAAAGAGATTCCCCTCATGTTATGTCTGTCAGGTTAACACTGCATATCTGTCATTACATTTCCCTGCGGGTCTCACCTTCACCAGTGGCCGTGTCCTACTGGCAAACTTCAAACAGCCCATTAAATTCAAATGCTGCATTCAAACTTATAGTTAAATATACATGAACTGTGTATGTATGGTATGGTAACACAACACTCACGCTGTGTCACTTAAAAAGCTGTTATTGTCCTACAATATACGATACGATACGAATAACCGATATTATAAGTACTATTGAAGGTCCAGGTGGTGCAAAGTATAACTACTTAATACATTGTTGGGTAAGTTTTAACTATAGCAATACATACATGTTTGAGTTAGTCATATGTTATGTAAAAACTTGcaaattaactgattaactactgtatatctgcTAAATAGTGCaccaaataataaatatttcccTTGGAAATAGTG encodes the following:
- the usf2 gene encoding upstream stimulatory factor 2 isoform X1 codes for the protein MDMLEQSLDSSASHDKQETEEVVQLQEGEGVGTEEQTAVTITGVPQAAFADHNVQYQFRTENSGGQVTYRVVQVTDDQLEATADGTGAVSVVSTAAFAGAPQAVAQAVIQNPFSNGGSPGGETVGGETRFAYFPAATVSDGTATAVSVQATADPITQAGGQFYVMMSPPEVLQTTAPRTIAPRTHTYTADLGESEMLQHGSTNWKVEGPRAPRDERRRAQHNEVERRRRDKINNWIVTLSKIIPDCSVDSRTGASKGGILSKACDYIRELRQSNQRLQESYKEVERVEMDNDLLRQQIEELKNDNALLRAQLQQHGVEVNGDATPQ
- the usf2 gene encoding upstream stimulatory factor 2 isoform X2; protein product: MDMLEQSLDSSASHDKQETEEVVQLQEGEGVGTEEQTAVTITGVPQAAFADHNVQYQFRTENSGGQVTYRVVQVTDDQLEATADGTGAVSVVSTAAFAGAPQAVAQAVIQNPFSNGGSPGGETVGGETRFAYFPAATVSDGTATAVSVQATADPITQAGGQFYVMMSPPEVLQTTAPRTIAPRTHTYTAKVEGPRAPRDERRRAQHNEVERRRRDKINNWIVTLSKIIPDCSVDSRTGASKGGILSKACDYIRELRQSNQRLQESYKEVERVEMDNDLLRQQIEELKNDNALLRAQLQQHGVEVNGDATPQ